The Desulfomonilia bacterium region TTATGCCTTAGCTTTTTTAATCACATATTACTAAATTGTCTGGAACATAGATGAAGAACCTTTTCTGATTGTTGATCGTTAGCATGCTTGTTTCACTTTTATTATCCGGATGCTGTCTTTTTGTAAAAACCATCCCAAGGAGTGAAATCCCGGACAGGACACTAGCGGACAAGTTCATAGACATTGACGGAATGAATATCCATTACAAGGAATATCCGGCTGACAGCCCAAATGTTTTCATGCCTCAAGGCCTTACTTCATCCATGTACACATGGGAGAAGGTCGCGCCGATCCTGCAGAAAATTGACTATCATGTCTGGCTCATGGACATGAAGGGCTTCGGCTGGAGCGACAAGCCGGAGAATAGCAAATATGACATCAAGACCCACACAAATACTGGAGAATACCAAGTCCGCTGATGGCAATCAGGATCTTGGCGGCCATAACATGGTGTCACGGAATCGGAATAACCTTTCTGTTCATACAAATTCTTTCTGCCAAGACACCTTGCGAAGCCCAATTGTCGGTTGATTCGGGTTCGGAAAAAATTCCGGGGTTGACCCATATCCAGAGAAGGGCGACCAGTATTGGCAATATAGACCATCGACCGATCCACGTCCTGCTCCAAATAGCCAATGTCAATAAAGGGAGACATGTAATTATCCTGGTCCATACGCTCCACGGATTGGCATGCCGCAGCCAAGTAGCATAGGACATCAGCAATACTTTTGTAATAACATTATTTTGCGTTTTCATAATGGATTTCCCCTGATGAAGCGCTGAGCCGGGACATGCAAAAAGGGCAAGACCCCGACATAACATTAAAGACCGGCCGGGATTTTTGATTGCATCATTTTTCTGCGGTCAAGCCTGCGGCCATCCACTATAAAAGTTCCATCGCCTACTGCGTGAATTGTCCGCTTTTCCTTTCGTGAATCATCAAAGTACGCTGCAAGGCCTTCAAGGATAACGATACTGTGCCCCTTTATGATGTCGATGACTTTGCACTCGATGTTCGCGATGCATTCTTTTATCAGGGGCGCTTTGACATGCTTTCCCTTCACAGGGGTCAGCATGAACTTTTCAAACTTGTCCGTATCAGAACCGGAACAGGTCCCCACTCCAACGACCTTATCGAGCATGTCGACAGTGGGAATTGCAAGAACACATTCCTTCGTCTTACTGAGAGCGGCAAAAGAATAATTCCAGGGCCCGGTGGTCATGGCGAATACCGGTGAAAAATCCACCACCATGGTCCATGAGATCGTCATTATATTATTCTTTTTCCCGTCAAATGTCGTAACCAGAACAACCGGACCGGATTCGATCAACGTAAACGCTTTACTGATCTGCATTTTTTTCATATGCGCACGATCCTTTACTTGTTTATCTGACAATCAATAGTGATAAATGGGCCGCGTCTCGATATTTTTACCTTATATTGTCAATTGTTGGGGGCTGACCCCTTTTCTTTTCAAAAGAACTGAAATTATAAAGCAGCAGTCTTGTGATGTGCAGGTTTACTGAAAGCCGGTGAAACAGCTTCAATCCTTCGCATTGCATTAATGTCATAAATTTTTTCTTTGCAGTCAGGGCATTCATAATATTCAAGTGCCTGGACAGAATATTTTACATCACCGACATTTCCTTGTAAGTCCTTTCTGACCTTTTTAATTTTTAAACTGTCGCATGCAGGGCATTTTTTTATCAAAACCGATTTATTCATAATCTTTAACCTCAAATTGATTTTTTTGATGAAATCAAAAAGTAATATACTTCCTCTCCTTCTTCCTTGACAAGTTTACCTTTAGTATAAATTGCTAGACCCTCTAGATTTGTTCCTTGAATAATATGAAGATACTCCCTTTGATTCTTTTTATATGGGCTGATTGATCTAATTGTTTTGTAAATAGCCACTGCGTTAACAATTGATTCAGCAACATCCAATTCTGTAATACAATCAATCTCCATCTCATTACGAGCCTTTTCACTAAAGACATATCGACCAGAAAGAATTGCACGTTTAATCTTTATTAGCAAATCAATCATACCTAACCGCCGTTTCCTTGCTTAATCCAGAAATAATTTCCTTAGAATGTTCTCGTTAACATTATAATCACAGGCATTATAGTATGCAAACTTGTTTTTTAGTGCCAAATGAGTCGCGTCTCAACATTTTACATTATATTGTCAATTCTTGGCGGTCTGTTGCCCAAATAGGTATTGGCTGTTTTTG contains the following coding sequences:
- a CDS encoding DUF6653 family protein gives rise to the protein MLCRGLALFACPGSALHQGKSIMKTQNNVITKVLLMSYATWLRHANPWSVWTRIITCLPLLTLAIWSRTWIGRWSILPILVALLWIWVNPGIFSEPESTDNWASQGVLAERICMNRKVIPIP
- a CDS encoding alpha/beta hydrolase produces the protein MLVSLLLSGCCLFVKTIPRSEIPDRTLADKFIDIDGMNIHYKEYPADSPNVFMPQGLTSSMYTWEKVAPILQKIDYHVWLMDMKGFGWSDKPENSKYDIKTHTNTGEYQVR
- a CDS encoding flavin reductase family protein, with the translated sequence MKKMQISKAFTLIESGPVVLVTTFDGKKNNIMTISWTMVVDFSPVFAMTTGPWNYSFAALSKTKECVLAIPTVDMLDKVVGVGTCSGSDTDKFEKFMLTPVKGKHVKAPLIKECIANIECKVIDIIKGHSIVILEGLAAYFDDSRKEKRTIHAVGDGTFIVDGRRLDRRKMMQSKIPAGL